The Castor canadensis chromosome 13, mCasCan1.hap1v2, whole genome shotgun sequence genome has a window encoding:
- the Fkbp15 gene encoding FK506-binding protein 15 isoform X2 → MFGAGEEDDTDFLSPSGGARLASLFGLDQATAGHGNEFFQYTAPKQPKKGHGTASTGNQTTPKAAPASTGTSTVLVATAVHAYRYTNGQYVKQGKFGAAVLGNHTAREYRILLYISQQQTVTVARIHLNFELMVRPNNYSTFYDDHRQNWSIMFESEKAAVEFNKQVCIAKCNSTSSLDVVLSQDLTVVEGPAVEVGDSLEVAYTGWLFQNHVLGQVFDSTANKDKLLRLKLGSRKVIKGWEDGMVGMKKGGKRLLIVPPACAVGSEGVIGWIPSTDSILVFEVEVRRVKFARDSGSDGHSISSWDSAAPSPVPGADSLSADPVVLPPTSVPFKSGESALRTKSNSLSEQLTTNTSPDTVKAKLISRMAKMGQPMLPILLPQLDSNDSEIENALCGPGQPLVTPSIQPSLQPDHPVLPQMASQAPQPSVSGLQAPSAALMQVASLDSHPSVSGNPQSFQPYAGLQAYAYPQTSAVTSQLQPVRPLYPAPLPQAPHLQGSGDVASFLMTEARQHNTEIRMAVSKVADKMDHLMTKVEELQKHSAGNSMLIPSMSVTMETSMIMSNIQRIIQENERLKQEIFEKSSRIEEQNDKISELIERNQRYVEQSNLMMEKRNNSLQTATENTQAKVTEELAAATAQVSHLQLKMTSLQKKETQLQMQLTESLKETDLLRGQLSKLQTELSELQETSEQAQSKLKSEKQNRKQLELKMTSLEEELTDLRAEKESLEKNLLERKKKSAQERCQAEEEMDEIRKAHQEELDKLRQLLKNARVSTDQAAAEQLSAAQAELQSQWEAKCKRLLASAKDEHLQQYQEVCVERDAHQQKVTRLQEKCLALQAQVKALTEHNEEHIKELKKTKPQIPRVEAAVDPSEKVKKIMNQVFHSLRGEFELEESYNGRTILGTIMSTIKMVTLQLLSQQEQEQGESSSEEEEERPQTPSQEQSGPATPGLHPVSLGEEREEASTVPSEQVVGEAIQLPPQTLPTPQDGAQTGKAEPSEMEALSEIKDSSLPPEPACVPPHRVLGPPTSIPPKPPGPVIMDSECKETLAASLTAVKPDGPLGKMDVEEVAPEGPPQESSTRLSLTPDPEKGEPPVLGPESPGGDPQPPELSGDKGVTSSAGPCEVPLGTEADSAGAAFRPSQCSSLSGDEEDELFQEATLKVPRPKAQEEEDEDEVVRKSQAMPSSHTTIWGLLPAGWEKRKGAWWWPAPWTLCAGPCGSGLGAERGQFCTHSGDGQLPLYS, encoded by the exons GAAATCAGACAACACCAAAGGCAGCGCCAGCCAGCACAGGCACTTCCACAGTACTGGTTGCAACAGCAGTCCATGCGTATCGCTA CACAAATGGTCAGTATGTAAAGCAGGGCAAGTTTGGTGCTGCAGTCCTGGGGAACCACACTGCCAGAGAG TACAGGATTCTTCTCTATATCAGCCAGCAACAGACAGTTACTGTTGCTAGGATTCATCTGAACTTTGAGCTAATG GTTCGACCCAATAACTATAGCACCTTTTATGATGACCACAGACAAAACTGGTCCATCATGTTTGAGTCAGAAAAAGCTGCTGTGGAGTTCAATAAGCAG GTGTGCATTGCCAAGTGCAACAGCACCTCTTCTTTGGATGTGGTTCTCTCTCAGGACCTCACTGTGGTAGAGGGTCCTGCTGTAGAAGTTGGAGATTCTTTGGAAGTGGCCTACACTGGCTGGCTATTTCAGAATCATGTGCTTGGTCAG GTTTTTGACTCCACTGCTAACAAAGATAAGCTGCTTCGCCTAAAATTAGGATCAAGAAAAGTCATCAAG GGCTGGGAGGATGGAATGGTGGGcatgaagaaaggaggaaagcgGTTGCTTATTGTCCCTCCAGCCTGTGCTGTTGGCTCTGAAGGGGTAATAGGCTGGATTCCATCAACGGACTCAATCCTGGTGTTTGAGGTGGAGGTCAGGAGG GTGAAGTTTGCCAGAGACTCAGGCTCTGACGGGCATAGCATCAGTTCCTGGGATTCTGCAGCCCCCTCTCCTGTTCCTGGTGCTGACAGCCTCTCTGCTGATCCTGTCGTGTTGCCACCCACATCAGTGCCTTTCAAATCAGG GGAGTCGGCTCTCCGTACCAAATCTAACTCCCTCAGTGAACAGCTCACGACAAATACC agtcCAGACACAGTCAAGGCCAAGTTAATCTCCCGGATGGCTAAAATGGGCCAGCCCATGCTGCCCATCCTTCTACCACAGCTGGATTCCAATGACTCAGAAATTGAA AATGCTCTGTGTGGACCTGGGCAGCCCCTGGTGACGCCATCCATCCAGCCCTCCCTTCAGCCAGATCATCCAGTGTTACCACAGATGGCCTCACAGG CACCTCAGCCTTCTGTTTCTGGACTCCAAGCACCATCTGCTGCCTTAATGCAAGTTGCATCTCTCGATTCCCACCCATCTGTATCTGGAAATCCCCAGTCCTTTCAG CCCTATGCAGGTCTGCAAGCCTATGCCTATCCCCAGACATCTGCAGTCACTTCACAGCTGCAGCCTGTTCGGCCCTTGTACCCAGCACCACTGCCCCAGGCTCCCCATCTTCAAG GATCAGGTGATGTGGCTTCATTTCTCATGACTGAAGCACGGCAACATAACACTGAAATTCGGATGGCAGTGAGCAAAGTGGCTGATAAAATGGATCATCTCATGACTAAG GTTGAAGAGTTACAGAAGCATAGTGCTGGCAATTCCATGCTTATTCCTAGCATGTCAGTCACAATGGAAACAAGCATGATAATGAGCAACATCCAGCGGATCATTCAG GAAAATGAAAGATTGAAGCAAGAAATCTTTGAGAAGAGCAGTCGGATAGAGGAACAAAATGACAAGATTAGTGAACTAATTGAACGAAATCAGAG GTATGTTGAGCAGAGTAACCTGATGATGGAGAAGAGGAACAACTCACTTCAAACAGCCACGGAAAACACACAG GCCAAAGTGACAGAAGAGCTAGCAGCAGCTACTGCACAGGTCTCTCACCTGCAGCTGAAAATGACTTCTCTCCAAAAGAAGGAAACACAGCTGCAGATGCAGCTGACAGAAAGCTTGAAGGAGACAGATCTGCTGAGGGGTCAGCTCTCTAAACTGCAGACAGAGCTCTCAG AGCTCCAAGAAACCTCTGAGCAAGCACAGTCCAAGTTGAAAAGTGAAAAGCAAAATCGGAAACAGCTGGAACTCAAGATGACATCCCTGGAGGAGGAATTGACCGACCTTCGAGCTGAGAAGGAGTCTCTGGAAAAG AACCtcttagaaaggaaaaagaaatcagctCAGGAGCGTTGCCAGGCTGAGGAGGAGATGGATGAGATTCGCAAAGCACACCAGGAGGAGTTGGATAAACTTCGACAGCTCTTGAAAAATGCTCGGGTATCCACAGACCAAGCAGCTGCAGAACAG TTGTCTGCAGCACAGGCTGAGCTACAAAGCCAATGGGAAGCCAAGTGTAAGCGTTTGTTGGCTTCCGCCAAGGACGAGCACCTGCAGCAGTACCAGGaggtgtgtgtggagagggatgCCCACCAGCAGAAGGTGACACGCCTTCAGGAAAAG TGCCTAGCCCTCCAAGCCCAAGTCAAAGCTCTCACAGAGCACAATGAAGAGCACATCAAGGAACTGAAGAAGACCAAACCCCAGATCCCTAGAGTCGAAGCTGCTGTAGACCCCTCAGAGAAG GTCAAGAAGATCATGAACCAGGTGTTCCATTCATTGCGAGGAGAGTTTGAGCTGGAGGAATCTTACAATGGCAGAACTATTCTGGGGACCATCATGAGTACAATCAAG ATGGTGACTCTGCAGCTGTTGAGCCAGCAGGAGCAAGAGCAGGGAGAGAGCAGcagtgaggaggaagaagagcgGCCCCAGACACCTTCCCAGGAGCAGTCAGGCCCAGCCACTCCTGGGCTGCATCCAGTGTCTCTgggtgaggagagggaggaggcctcCACAGTGCCATCGGAGCAAGTAGTGGGAGAAGCCATCCAGCTACCTCCACAGACTCTTCCCACACCCCAGGATGGTGCACAGACAGGGAAAGCAGAGCCCTCAGAGATGGAGGCACTGTCTGAGATTAAAGATAGCTCCCTTCCACCAGAGCCGGCTTGCGTCCCACCCCACAGAGTCCTGGGGCCCCCGACTTCGATTCCACCCAAGCCTCCCGGCCCGGTAATTATGGACTCTGAGTGCAAGGAGACACTTGCTGCCAGCCTGACAGCAGTGAAGCCTGATGGCCCATTGGGAAAGATGGATGTTGAAGAAGTGGCCCCAGAAGGCCCACCACAGGAAAGCTCCACGAGACTGTCACTGACTCCAGACCCTGAGAAAGGGGAGCCACCAGTCTTAGGGCCTGAAAGCCCAGGTGGAgatcctcagcctccagaactcagTGGAGATAAGGGTGTCACCAGCTCTGCTGGTCCCTGTGAGGTGCCATTAGGCACAGAGGCTGATTCTGCAGGTGCAGCCTTCAGACCCAGTCAGTGCTCCAG TCTCTCTGGGGATGAAGAGGATGAACTGTTTCAAGAGGCAACTCTGAAAGTCCCAAGGCCCAAAgcccaggaggaggaggatgaagatgAGGTGGTAAGGAAATCCCAGGCCATGCCAAGTTCTCACACCACTATCTGGGGGCTGCTCCCCGCTGGctgggagaagagaaaaggagcctGGTGGTGGCCTGCTCCCTGGACTCTGTGTGCAGGGCCATGTGGGAGTGGGCTTGGGGCTGAAAGGGGGCAGTTCTGCACACACAGTGGGGATGGCCAGCTACCACTTTACTCTTGA
- the Fkbp15 gene encoding FK506-binding protein 15 isoform X4 translates to MFGAGEEDDTDFLSPSGGARLASLFGLDQATAGHGNEFFQYTAPKQPKKGHGTASTGNQTTPKAAPASTGTSTVLVATAVHAYRYTNGQYVKQGKFGAAVLGNHTAREYRILLYISQQQTVTVARIHLNFELMVRPNNYSTFYDDHRQNWSIMFESEKAAVEFNKQVCIAKCNSTSSLDVVLSQDLTVVEGPAVEVGDSLEVAYTGWLFQNHVLGQVFDSTANKDKLLRLKLGSRKVIKVKFARDSGSDGHSISSWDSAAPSPVPGADSLSADPVVLPPTSVPFKSGESALRTKSNSLSEQLTTNTSPDTVKAKLISRMAKMGQPMLPILLPQLDSNDSEIENALCGPGQPLVTPSIQPSLQPDHPVLPQMASQAPQPSVSGLQAPSAALMQVASLDSHPSVSGNPQSFQPYAGLQAYAYPQTSAVTSQLQPVRPLYPAPLPQAPHLQGSGDVASFLMTEARQHNTEIRMAVSKVADKMDHLMTKVEELQKHSAGNSMLIPSMSVTMETSMIMSNIQRIIQENERLKQEIFEKSSRIEEQNDKISELIERNQRYVEQSNLMMEKRNNSLQTATENTQARVLHAEQEKAKVTEELAAATAQVSHLQLKMTSLQKKETQLQMQLTESLKETDLLRGQLSKLQTELSELQETSEQAQSKLKSEKQNRKQLELKMTSLEEELTDLRAEKESLEKNLLERKKKSAQERCQAEEEMDEIRKAHQEELDKLRQLLKNARVSTDQAAAEQLSAAQAELQSQWEAKCKRLLASAKDEHLQQYQEVCVERDAHQQKVTRLQEKCLALQAQVKALTEHNEEHIKELKKTKPQIPRVEAAVDPSEKVKKIMNQVFHSLRGEFELEESYNGRTILGTIMSTIKMVTLQLLSQQEQEQGESSSEEEEERPQTPSQEQSGPATPGLHPVSLGEEREEASTVPSEQVVGEAIQLPPQTLPTPQDGAQTGKAEPSEMEALSEIKDSSLPPEPACVPPHRVLGPPTSIPPKPPGPVIMDSECKETLAASLTAVKPDGPLGKMDVEEVAPEGPPQESSTRLSLTPDPEKGEPPVLGPESPGGDPQPPELSGDKGVTSSAGPCEVPLGTEADSAGAAFRPSQCSSLSGDEEDELFQEATLKVPRPKAQEEEDEDEVVRKSQAMPSSHTTIWGLLPAGWEKRKGAWWWPAPWTLCAGPCGSGLGAERGQFCTHSGDGQLPLYS, encoded by the exons GAAATCAGACAACACCAAAGGCAGCGCCAGCCAGCACAGGCACTTCCACAGTACTGGTTGCAACAGCAGTCCATGCGTATCGCTA CACAAATGGTCAGTATGTAAAGCAGGGCAAGTTTGGTGCTGCAGTCCTGGGGAACCACACTGCCAGAGAG TACAGGATTCTTCTCTATATCAGCCAGCAACAGACAGTTACTGTTGCTAGGATTCATCTGAACTTTGAGCTAATG GTTCGACCCAATAACTATAGCACCTTTTATGATGACCACAGACAAAACTGGTCCATCATGTTTGAGTCAGAAAAAGCTGCTGTGGAGTTCAATAAGCAG GTGTGCATTGCCAAGTGCAACAGCACCTCTTCTTTGGATGTGGTTCTCTCTCAGGACCTCACTGTGGTAGAGGGTCCTGCTGTAGAAGTTGGAGATTCTTTGGAAGTGGCCTACACTGGCTGGCTATTTCAGAATCATGTGCTTGGTCAG GTTTTTGACTCCACTGCTAACAAAGATAAGCTGCTTCGCCTAAAATTAGGATCAAGAAAAGTCATCAAG GTGAAGTTTGCCAGAGACTCAGGCTCTGACGGGCATAGCATCAGTTCCTGGGATTCTGCAGCCCCCTCTCCTGTTCCTGGTGCTGACAGCCTCTCTGCTGATCCTGTCGTGTTGCCACCCACATCAGTGCCTTTCAAATCAGG GGAGTCGGCTCTCCGTACCAAATCTAACTCCCTCAGTGAACAGCTCACGACAAATACC agtcCAGACACAGTCAAGGCCAAGTTAATCTCCCGGATGGCTAAAATGGGCCAGCCCATGCTGCCCATCCTTCTACCACAGCTGGATTCCAATGACTCAGAAATTGAA AATGCTCTGTGTGGACCTGGGCAGCCCCTGGTGACGCCATCCATCCAGCCCTCCCTTCAGCCAGATCATCCAGTGTTACCACAGATGGCCTCACAGG CACCTCAGCCTTCTGTTTCTGGACTCCAAGCACCATCTGCTGCCTTAATGCAAGTTGCATCTCTCGATTCCCACCCATCTGTATCTGGAAATCCCCAGTCCTTTCAG CCCTATGCAGGTCTGCAAGCCTATGCCTATCCCCAGACATCTGCAGTCACTTCACAGCTGCAGCCTGTTCGGCCCTTGTACCCAGCACCACTGCCCCAGGCTCCCCATCTTCAAG GATCAGGTGATGTGGCTTCATTTCTCATGACTGAAGCACGGCAACATAACACTGAAATTCGGATGGCAGTGAGCAAAGTGGCTGATAAAATGGATCATCTCATGACTAAG GTTGAAGAGTTACAGAAGCATAGTGCTGGCAATTCCATGCTTATTCCTAGCATGTCAGTCACAATGGAAACAAGCATGATAATGAGCAACATCCAGCGGATCATTCAG GAAAATGAAAGATTGAAGCAAGAAATCTTTGAGAAGAGCAGTCGGATAGAGGAACAAAATGACAAGATTAGTGAACTAATTGAACGAAATCAGAG GTATGTTGAGCAGAGTAACCTGATGATGGAGAAGAGGAACAACTCACTTCAAACAGCCACGGAAAACACACAGGCAAGAGTTTTGCATGCTGAACAAGAGAAG GCCAAAGTGACAGAAGAGCTAGCAGCAGCTACTGCACAGGTCTCTCACCTGCAGCTGAAAATGACTTCTCTCCAAAAGAAGGAAACACAGCTGCAGATGCAGCTGACAGAAAGCTTGAAGGAGACAGATCTGCTGAGGGGTCAGCTCTCTAAACTGCAGACAGAGCTCTCAG AGCTCCAAGAAACCTCTGAGCAAGCACAGTCCAAGTTGAAAAGTGAAAAGCAAAATCGGAAACAGCTGGAACTCAAGATGACATCCCTGGAGGAGGAATTGACCGACCTTCGAGCTGAGAAGGAGTCTCTGGAAAAG AACCtcttagaaaggaaaaagaaatcagctCAGGAGCGTTGCCAGGCTGAGGAGGAGATGGATGAGATTCGCAAAGCACACCAGGAGGAGTTGGATAAACTTCGACAGCTCTTGAAAAATGCTCGGGTATCCACAGACCAAGCAGCTGCAGAACAG TTGTCTGCAGCACAGGCTGAGCTACAAAGCCAATGGGAAGCCAAGTGTAAGCGTTTGTTGGCTTCCGCCAAGGACGAGCACCTGCAGCAGTACCAGGaggtgtgtgtggagagggatgCCCACCAGCAGAAGGTGACACGCCTTCAGGAAAAG TGCCTAGCCCTCCAAGCCCAAGTCAAAGCTCTCACAGAGCACAATGAAGAGCACATCAAGGAACTGAAGAAGACCAAACCCCAGATCCCTAGAGTCGAAGCTGCTGTAGACCCCTCAGAGAAG GTCAAGAAGATCATGAACCAGGTGTTCCATTCATTGCGAGGAGAGTTTGAGCTGGAGGAATCTTACAATGGCAGAACTATTCTGGGGACCATCATGAGTACAATCAAG ATGGTGACTCTGCAGCTGTTGAGCCAGCAGGAGCAAGAGCAGGGAGAGAGCAGcagtgaggaggaagaagagcgGCCCCAGACACCTTCCCAGGAGCAGTCAGGCCCAGCCACTCCTGGGCTGCATCCAGTGTCTCTgggtgaggagagggaggaggcctcCACAGTGCCATCGGAGCAAGTAGTGGGAGAAGCCATCCAGCTACCTCCACAGACTCTTCCCACACCCCAGGATGGTGCACAGACAGGGAAAGCAGAGCCCTCAGAGATGGAGGCACTGTCTGAGATTAAAGATAGCTCCCTTCCACCAGAGCCGGCTTGCGTCCCACCCCACAGAGTCCTGGGGCCCCCGACTTCGATTCCACCCAAGCCTCCCGGCCCGGTAATTATGGACTCTGAGTGCAAGGAGACACTTGCTGCCAGCCTGACAGCAGTGAAGCCTGATGGCCCATTGGGAAAGATGGATGTTGAAGAAGTGGCCCCAGAAGGCCCACCACAGGAAAGCTCCACGAGACTGTCACTGACTCCAGACCCTGAGAAAGGGGAGCCACCAGTCTTAGGGCCTGAAAGCCCAGGTGGAgatcctcagcctccagaactcagTGGAGATAAGGGTGTCACCAGCTCTGCTGGTCCCTGTGAGGTGCCATTAGGCACAGAGGCTGATTCTGCAGGTGCAGCCTTCAGACCCAGTCAGTGCTCCAG TCTCTCTGGGGATGAAGAGGATGAACTGTTTCAAGAGGCAACTCTGAAAGTCCCAAGGCCCAAAgcccaggaggaggaggatgaagatgAGGTGGTAAGGAAATCCCAGGCCATGCCAAGTTCTCACACCACTATCTGGGGGCTGCTCCCCGCTGGctgggagaagagaaaaggagcctGGTGGTGGCCTGCTCCCTGGACTCTGTGTGCAGGGCCATGTGGGAGTGGGCTTGGGGCTGAAAGGGGGCAGTTCTGCACACACAGTGGGGATGGCCAGCTACCACTTTACTCTTGA
- the Fkbp15 gene encoding FK506-binding protein 15 isoform X1: MFGAGEEDDTDFLSPSGGARLASLFGLDQATAGHGNEFFQYTAPKQPKKGHGTASTGNQTTPKAAPASTGTSTVLVATAVHAYRYTNGQYVKQGKFGAAVLGNHTAREYRILLYISQQQTVTVARIHLNFELMVRPNNYSTFYDDHRQNWSIMFESEKAAVEFNKQVCIAKCNSTSSLDVVLSQDLTVVEGPAVEVGDSLEVAYTGWLFQNHVLGQVFDSTANKDKLLRLKLGSRKVIKGWEDGMVGMKKGGKRLLIVPPACAVGSEGVIGWIPSTDSILVFEVEVRRVKFARDSGSDGHSISSWDSAAPSPVPGADSLSADPVVLPPTSVPFKSGESALRTKSNSLSEQLTTNTSPDTVKAKLISRMAKMGQPMLPILLPQLDSNDSEIENALCGPGQPLVTPSIQPSLQPDHPVLPQMASQAPQPSVSGLQAPSAALMQVASLDSHPSVSGNPQSFQPYAGLQAYAYPQTSAVTSQLQPVRPLYPAPLPQAPHLQGSGDVASFLMTEARQHNTEIRMAVSKVADKMDHLMTKVEELQKHSAGNSMLIPSMSVTMETSMIMSNIQRIIQENERLKQEIFEKSSRIEEQNDKISELIERNQRYVEQSNLMMEKRNNSLQTATENTQARVLHAEQEKAKVTEELAAATAQVSHLQLKMTSLQKKETQLQMQLTESLKETDLLRGQLSKLQTELSELQETSEQAQSKLKSEKQNRKQLELKMTSLEEELTDLRAEKESLEKNLLERKKKSAQERCQAEEEMDEIRKAHQEELDKLRQLLKNARVSTDQAAAEQLSAAQAELQSQWEAKCKRLLASAKDEHLQQYQEVCVERDAHQQKVTRLQEKCLALQAQVKALTEHNEEHIKELKKTKPQIPRVEAAVDPSEKVKKIMNQVFHSLRGEFELEESYNGRTILGTIMSTIKMVTLQLLSQQEQEQGESSSEEEEERPQTPSQEQSGPATPGLHPVSLGEEREEASTVPSEQVVGEAIQLPPQTLPTPQDGAQTGKAEPSEMEALSEIKDSSLPPEPACVPPHRVLGPPTSIPPKPPGPVIMDSECKETLAASLTAVKPDGPLGKMDVEEVAPEGPPQESSTRLSLTPDPEKGEPPVLGPESPGGDPQPPELSGDKGVTSSAGPCEVPLGTEADSAGAAFRPSQCSSLSGDEEDELFQEATLKVPRPKAQEEEDEDEVVRKSQAMPSSHTTIWGLLPAGWEKRKGAWWWPAPWTLCAGPCGSGLGAERGQFCTHSGDGQLPLYS, from the exons GAAATCAGACAACACCAAAGGCAGCGCCAGCCAGCACAGGCACTTCCACAGTACTGGTTGCAACAGCAGTCCATGCGTATCGCTA CACAAATGGTCAGTATGTAAAGCAGGGCAAGTTTGGTGCTGCAGTCCTGGGGAACCACACTGCCAGAGAG TACAGGATTCTTCTCTATATCAGCCAGCAACAGACAGTTACTGTTGCTAGGATTCATCTGAACTTTGAGCTAATG GTTCGACCCAATAACTATAGCACCTTTTATGATGACCACAGACAAAACTGGTCCATCATGTTTGAGTCAGAAAAAGCTGCTGTGGAGTTCAATAAGCAG GTGTGCATTGCCAAGTGCAACAGCACCTCTTCTTTGGATGTGGTTCTCTCTCAGGACCTCACTGTGGTAGAGGGTCCTGCTGTAGAAGTTGGAGATTCTTTGGAAGTGGCCTACACTGGCTGGCTATTTCAGAATCATGTGCTTGGTCAG GTTTTTGACTCCACTGCTAACAAAGATAAGCTGCTTCGCCTAAAATTAGGATCAAGAAAAGTCATCAAG GGCTGGGAGGATGGAATGGTGGGcatgaagaaaggaggaaagcgGTTGCTTATTGTCCCTCCAGCCTGTGCTGTTGGCTCTGAAGGGGTAATAGGCTGGATTCCATCAACGGACTCAATCCTGGTGTTTGAGGTGGAGGTCAGGAGG GTGAAGTTTGCCAGAGACTCAGGCTCTGACGGGCATAGCATCAGTTCCTGGGATTCTGCAGCCCCCTCTCCTGTTCCTGGTGCTGACAGCCTCTCTGCTGATCCTGTCGTGTTGCCACCCACATCAGTGCCTTTCAAATCAGG GGAGTCGGCTCTCCGTACCAAATCTAACTCCCTCAGTGAACAGCTCACGACAAATACC agtcCAGACACAGTCAAGGCCAAGTTAATCTCCCGGATGGCTAAAATGGGCCAGCCCATGCTGCCCATCCTTCTACCACAGCTGGATTCCAATGACTCAGAAATTGAA AATGCTCTGTGTGGACCTGGGCAGCCCCTGGTGACGCCATCCATCCAGCCCTCCCTTCAGCCAGATCATCCAGTGTTACCACAGATGGCCTCACAGG CACCTCAGCCTTCTGTTTCTGGACTCCAAGCACCATCTGCTGCCTTAATGCAAGTTGCATCTCTCGATTCCCACCCATCTGTATCTGGAAATCCCCAGTCCTTTCAG CCCTATGCAGGTCTGCAAGCCTATGCCTATCCCCAGACATCTGCAGTCACTTCACAGCTGCAGCCTGTTCGGCCCTTGTACCCAGCACCACTGCCCCAGGCTCCCCATCTTCAAG GATCAGGTGATGTGGCTTCATTTCTCATGACTGAAGCACGGCAACATAACACTGAAATTCGGATGGCAGTGAGCAAAGTGGCTGATAAAATGGATCATCTCATGACTAAG GTTGAAGAGTTACAGAAGCATAGTGCTGGCAATTCCATGCTTATTCCTAGCATGTCAGTCACAATGGAAACAAGCATGATAATGAGCAACATCCAGCGGATCATTCAG GAAAATGAAAGATTGAAGCAAGAAATCTTTGAGAAGAGCAGTCGGATAGAGGAACAAAATGACAAGATTAGTGAACTAATTGAACGAAATCAGAG GTATGTTGAGCAGAGTAACCTGATGATGGAGAAGAGGAACAACTCACTTCAAACAGCCACGGAAAACACACAGGCAAGAGTTTTGCATGCTGAACAAGAGAAG GCCAAAGTGACAGAAGAGCTAGCAGCAGCTACTGCACAGGTCTCTCACCTGCAGCTGAAAATGACTTCTCTCCAAAAGAAGGAAACACAGCTGCAGATGCAGCTGACAGAAAGCTTGAAGGAGACAGATCTGCTGAGGGGTCAGCTCTCTAAACTGCAGACAGAGCTCTCAG AGCTCCAAGAAACCTCTGAGCAAGCACAGTCCAAGTTGAAAAGTGAAAAGCAAAATCGGAAACAGCTGGAACTCAAGATGACATCCCTGGAGGAGGAATTGACCGACCTTCGAGCTGAGAAGGAGTCTCTGGAAAAG AACCtcttagaaaggaaaaagaaatcagctCAGGAGCGTTGCCAGGCTGAGGAGGAGATGGATGAGATTCGCAAAGCACACCAGGAGGAGTTGGATAAACTTCGACAGCTCTTGAAAAATGCTCGGGTATCCACAGACCAAGCAGCTGCAGAACAG TTGTCTGCAGCACAGGCTGAGCTACAAAGCCAATGGGAAGCCAAGTGTAAGCGTTTGTTGGCTTCCGCCAAGGACGAGCACCTGCAGCAGTACCAGGaggtgtgtgtggagagggatgCCCACCAGCAGAAGGTGACACGCCTTCAGGAAAAG TGCCTAGCCCTCCAAGCCCAAGTCAAAGCTCTCACAGAGCACAATGAAGAGCACATCAAGGAACTGAAGAAGACCAAACCCCAGATCCCTAGAGTCGAAGCTGCTGTAGACCCCTCAGAGAAG GTCAAGAAGATCATGAACCAGGTGTTCCATTCATTGCGAGGAGAGTTTGAGCTGGAGGAATCTTACAATGGCAGAACTATTCTGGGGACCATCATGAGTACAATCAAG ATGGTGACTCTGCAGCTGTTGAGCCAGCAGGAGCAAGAGCAGGGAGAGAGCAGcagtgaggaggaagaagagcgGCCCCAGACACCTTCCCAGGAGCAGTCAGGCCCAGCCACTCCTGGGCTGCATCCAGTGTCTCTgggtgaggagagggaggaggcctcCACAGTGCCATCGGAGCAAGTAGTGGGAGAAGCCATCCAGCTACCTCCACAGACTCTTCCCACACCCCAGGATGGTGCACAGACAGGGAAAGCAGAGCCCTCAGAGATGGAGGCACTGTCTGAGATTAAAGATAGCTCCCTTCCACCAGAGCCGGCTTGCGTCCCACCCCACAGAGTCCTGGGGCCCCCGACTTCGATTCCACCCAAGCCTCCCGGCCCGGTAATTATGGACTCTGAGTGCAAGGAGACACTTGCTGCCAGCCTGACAGCAGTGAAGCCTGATGGCCCATTGGGAAAGATGGATGTTGAAGAAGTGGCCCCAGAAGGCCCACCACAGGAAAGCTCCACGAGACTGTCACTGACTCCAGACCCTGAGAAAGGGGAGCCACCAGTCTTAGGGCCTGAAAGCCCAGGTGGAgatcctcagcctccagaactcagTGGAGATAAGGGTGTCACCAGCTCTGCTGGTCCCTGTGAGGTGCCATTAGGCACAGAGGCTGATTCTGCAGGTGCAGCCTTCAGACCCAGTCAGTGCTCCAG TCTCTCTGGGGATGAAGAGGATGAACTGTTTCAAGAGGCAACTCTGAAAGTCCCAAGGCCCAAAgcccaggaggaggaggatgaagatgAGGTGGTAAGGAAATCCCAGGCCATGCCAAGTTCTCACACCACTATCTGGGGGCTGCTCCCCGCTGGctgggagaagagaaaaggagcctGGTGGTGGCCTGCTCCCTGGACTCTGTGTGCAGGGCCATGTGGGAGTGGGCTTGGGGCTGAAAGGGGGCAGTTCTGCACACACAGTGGGGATGGCCAGCTACCACTTTACTCTTGA